The DNA window AGATAAATCCGAAATTGACCCTGGCTCACCTCAATCTTTGGTGGGCTTACCGGCAGCAGGGGAAGTATGATGAAGGAATTGCGGAGCTGAAAAAGGTCATCGCTCTCGATCCCAATGACACGAACGCTTACCTGAACCTGGGTAACAGCTATCTGTCGGATAAAAAAATGGCACCCGAAGCCATTCAAGCCTATCTCGATGGATTAGCCAAGGGTAATGAAACGGCGGAGATTCATCAGAAGATCGGCAAGGCTTATGAGATCAACCGGCAGTTTGACAAGGCTATCGAGCACTTTCACCTGGCTATCGGAACTGACAGGAACAACCTGTACACCTATCTGTTCCTCTATGTCACTCTCGAGAAATCGAAGAGAAAACTGGAGGCTGCCGAGACACTCAGAAATGGCCTTGCTGCCTTCAAAACAAGGTCTCTCCTGGCTGATTCATCGTACACGGATATTGCTCACCTTATGGAATGTCTTCTGGGAACATACTCTGAAAAGGACCTGTTATCTATCAAAAATCCCGTTATTATCTGTCAGGTACATTACTATCTGGGAATGAGCTATTTTTTCCAGAATAAACGGAAAGAGGCTATTCAGCACTTGCAGCAGGCAATCGAGACGCAGATGAATATCATCTCGGAATATGAATATGCAAAAATAGAACTCGAACAGATTCAAGGTCAGAAGTAGCGCTGTACCCTTATTTTTCTTGCCGGAATTTGTATTCCTGAAGTAGTCCGTTTTTCCACTCCCCCTTTACTCCAGCAACAGCTCTATTTTATTGGCAGAAAAGGCTTATGCCCTCTCTGTCCTTTTCGGGCGATAGGAAAATTAAAGCAGAGCTTGACAATTCACCGGCGTTTACCATAAGATGTTCGTATAGTATCTGAAAAGGCAGGAAAAGCATCGCTACTTTGAGGTCCTTGGCCATCATGGTAATGAGCCCTGGATTTTTAAGGAGGGAAAATCGGTATGTTTGGCATCGGGACAGGAGAGCTTCTTATCATTCTCGTTATTGCTCTGGTAATTATCGGGCCGAATAAACTCCCGGAACTGGCAAGAATTCTGGGTAAGGGCCTTGCGGAATTCCGAAAGGCCGCGGATGATCTCAAAGATTCTGTAACCAGAGAAATGAAGGTCGAGGAAGAGAAGCGGAAGTTATTAGAGGTCTATAATAGTCCGAAGGTAATTGACCAGAATAGTCCAAAGACAATTGATCAGGAGAATACCGGGGATCAGGCCAAAGCCCCTGATGAAACGGCCATGCTGACCAAAACTCAAGAAGAGACAGAAACTCAACGAGAAGAGAAAGGACCTGTAGCCACGGATGCTGAAAAACCCAAAGATCTCCTTTGATGATAAGCTTCCTGTCACTCATCATCTGGCAGAGCTTCGGCAGCGGTTAATCGTTATTATTATTGTCGGGACGATTTTCTTTTCGATAGCTTATACTTTTTCAGAATATATTCTGACCTTTATCAAGAAGCCTCTTCAGGATTATTGTGAATTTATCTTTACCTCACCGACCGAAGTTTTTTATGCCCATATGAAGATGTCGTTTTTCGTGGCCCTGTTCTTATCGGCTCCCCTTATCTTTTACGAAATCTGGGCCTTTGTTGCCCCTGGACTGCACCAAAACGAAAAAAGATACACCCTGCCGATTATCCTGTTCACCTCGGTCTTTTTCATCATCGGCATTGCCTTCGGCTCTCTGGTGGTGGTACCATTCGGCGTTCGATTCCTGATGACCTACAAGGTTACACCCGATTTAATAGCCCCGAAAATCAAGATCAGTGAATACCTGAGCTTTTACAGTATGACGGTATTAATAAACGGGATTATCTTCGAGCTGCCGTTCGTTGTTTTATTCCTTACCAAGATTGGTCTGGTTAAACCGGAAATGTTGACCAAGAATCATAAATGGGCTATTCTGGTCATTTTTATCGTCTCCGCAATCTTCACTCCTCCGGATATCTTCTCCCAGTTCCTGATGGCGATTCCACTTACCATTCTGTATGAGATCAGTATCGTAGGGAGCAAGCTGGTCTACTGGAAAAAGCGCAAGACGCGCGAGGCTTAATTACACAGCGCAGGAATTACGCGACCAGTTGGCCTGGTTGCTAATTCAGGCTGAAATATAAATATAAGGAGTTGACCGATGAGTTATCAAATTACGTTAATCCCCGGAGATGGCATTGGACCGGAGATCAGCCAGGCTGCCAGAATGGTCCTGGAAGCGACCGGGGTCTCTTTTGATTGGGAAATCGCTCTGGCCGGTGCCGAGGTGATGGACCAGTATGGTACACCGCTGCCGGATGCGGTGCTGGAATCTATCCGGAAGAACAAGGTGGCCCTGAAGGGGCCGATCACTACGCCGGTGGGGAGCGGATTTCGGAGTGTCAATGTCGCCCTGCGCAAGGAATTGAATTTATATGCCTGCGTGCGTCCGTGCAAAACCTATCCGGGTGTGAGGTCCAGATA is part of the bacterium genome and encodes:
- the tatB gene encoding Sec-independent protein translocase protein TatB, producing MFGIGTGELLIILVIALVIIGPNKLPELARILGKGLAEFRKAADDLKDSVTREMKVEEEKRKLLEVYNSPKVIDQNSPKTIDQENTGDQAKAPDETAMLTKTQEETETQREEKGPVATDAEKPKDLL
- the tatC gene encoding twin-arginine translocase subunit TatC, whose product is MLKNPKISFDDKLPVTHHLAELRQRLIVIIIVGTIFFSIAYTFSEYILTFIKKPLQDYCEFIFTSPTEVFYAHMKMSFFVALFLSAPLIFYEIWAFVAPGLHQNEKRYTLPIILFTSVFFIIGIAFGSLVVVPFGVRFLMTYKVTPDLIAPKIKISEYLSFYSMTVLINGIIFELPFVVLFLTKIGLVKPEMLTKNHKWAILVIFIVSAIFTPPDIFSQFLMAIPLTILYEISIVGSKLVYWKKRKTREA
- a CDS encoding tetratricopeptide repeat protein gives rise to the protein MKKAATRTTKTLFSLISFLVIIIIVFFSRSVLARVTASGLDKNPPGKKSGILSSPDKPNQAKEHFQKGVEYTQSNQVDLAIKEYRTALELDPNFIMAHVNLGMSHIQKKEFDAAVRELHKAIQINPKLTLAHLNLWWAYRQQGKYDEGIAELKKVIALDPNDTNAYLNLGNSYLSDKKMAPEAIQAYLDGLAKGNETAEIHQKIGKAYEINRQFDKAIEHFHLAIGTDRNNLYTYLFLYVTLEKSKRKLEAAETLRNGLAAFKTRSLLADSSYTDIAHLMECLLGTYSEKDLLSIKNPVIICQVHYYLGMSYFFQNKRKEAIQHLQQAIETQMNIISEYEYAKIELEQIQGQK